From a region of the Alnus glutinosa chromosome 1, dhAlnGlut1.1, whole genome shotgun sequence genome:
- the LOC133854283 gene encoding uncharacterized protein LOC133854283 isoform X1, with translation MGSGHGVFLSFLFFSVKRSDDLSWRPGESIFGVQTIFFLWSPDGRSLVVRTTHRLLAKIVQHNLWPVVRRSDLTLKKAQFVYVIHLRLPFCLCKHIMSVMLEARDESNTGLPFGCLLTQIILQSGINVTGEPKMKIQQPIGKQTLMKSNAQLQRDDSDDEVPIPAAMPVGFPDMASSS, from the exons ATGGGTTCCGGCCATGGGGTGTTTTTGAG ttttctatttttcagtgtgaagcgttcggacgatCTCTCTTGGCGTCCGGGGGAGTCGATTTTTGGTGTCCAGacgatattttttttatggagtcCGGACGGGCGGAGCTTAGTCGTCCGGACCACTCATCGCTTGTTGGCCAAGATAgtgcagcacaacctatggccagttgtcaggcgcagtgacctgactctgaagaaggcccagttcgtgTATGttatccacctccgcttgcctttctgcttatgcaagcatattatgagcgtcatgctggaggcccgtgatgagagtaataccggtctcccttttggctgcctgctcactcagatcattcttcagtcaggcatcaacgttactggagaaccgaagatgaagattcaacaGCCCATCGGCAAGcaaactttgatgaagtctaatgcacagctgcagagagatgactccgatgatgaggtgcccattccTGCTGCCATGCCTGTCGGCTTTCCAGACATGGCCTCATCCTCTTAG
- the LOC133854283 gene encoding uncharacterized protein LOC133854283 isoform X2: MGSGHGVFLSVKRSDDLSWRPGESIFGVQTIFFLWSPDGRSLVVRTTHRLLAKIVQHNLWPVVRRSDLTLKKAQFVYVIHLRLPFCLCKHIMSVMLEARDESNTGLPFGCLLTQIILQSGINVTGEPKMKIQQPIGKQTLMKSNAQLQRDDSDDEVPIPAAMPVGFPDMASSS; encoded by the exons ATGGGTTCCGGCCATGGGGTGTTTTTGAG tgtgaagcgttcggacgatCTCTCTTGGCGTCCGGGGGAGTCGATTTTTGGTGTCCAGacgatattttttttatggagtcCGGACGGGCGGAGCTTAGTCGTCCGGACCACTCATCGCTTGTTGGCCAAGATAgtgcagcacaacctatggccagttgtcaggcgcagtgacctgactctgaagaaggcccagttcgtgTATGttatccacctccgcttgcctttctgcttatgcaagcatattatgagcgtcatgctggaggcccgtgatgagagtaataccggtctcccttttggctgcctgctcactcagatcattcttcagtcaggcatcaacgttactggagaaccgaagatgaagattcaacaGCCCATCGGCAAGcaaactttgatgaagtctaatgcacagctgcagagagatgactccgatgatgaggtgcccattccTGCTGCCATGCCTGTCGGCTTTCCAGACATGGCCTCATCCTCTTAG
- the LOC133882538 gene encoding uncharacterized protein LOC133882538: MDRYFTIFDFSSSDDELDIILAFAAEEEWLCNEIGSTSHLGPVQRRRFVQRNSLEGHQRLFLDYFAEPLVYPLNKCRRRFRMQRSLFNRIQIEIEAHEPYFVQRRDAAKKLGHSSLQKITAALRMLAYGVSGDFMNEYLGIAENIATKCLRKFVKSVISIYSDKYLRSSNSNDITRLLEVNTRRGFPGMLGSIDCMHWK, encoded by the coding sequence ATGGATcgttattttacaatttttgacTTTTCATCCTCTGATGACGAGTTGGATATCATTTTAGCTTTTGCTGCTGAAGAAGAATGGTTATGTAATGAAATAGGCTCAACATCGCACCTTGGTCCTGTTCAACGTCGTAGGTTCGTCCAGCGAAATTCTTTGGAAGGGCACCAACGCCTTTTCTTGGACTATTTTGCAGAACCACTAGTCTATCCCCTTAATAAATGTCGAAGGAGGTTTCGAATGCAACGTTCTCTGTTTAATCGTATTCAAATTGAGATAGAAGCTCATGAACCATATTTTGTCCAAAGAAGAGATGCTGCTAAAAAGCTCGGACATTCTTCCCTTCAAAAGATAACTGCCGCACTTAGGATGCTTGCTTATGGAGTATCAGGTGACTTTATGAATGAATATTTGGGAATTGCAGAAAACATTGCAACAAAGTGTTTGCGAAAATTTGTTAAATCAgttatttcaatttattctgACAAGTACTTGAGGTCATCAAACAGCAATGACATTACTAGATTGCTAGAGGTGAACACAAGACGTGGATTTCCAGGGATGTTGGGGAGTATCGATTGCATGCATTGGAAATAG